DNA from Choristoneura fumiferana chromosome 6, NRCan_CFum_1, whole genome shotgun sequence:
atgcgaaagtgtgtttgtgtgtttgtccgtctttcacgccgtaacggagcgacgaatcgacgagatttttggcatagagatagtttatgggcccgagagtgacataggctactttttatcccggaaaaatgcacagttcccgagggaacagcgcgcgataaccgaataccacgcgggcggagccgcgggcaaaggctagtaTCTTCATAACGCGAAACCTTGTGCAAGATCAGTCCGTATCGCCACCACGCTATAGGTACCATTATTATGCAGcaattacattaattaagtCAATCACATTCGAAATTCAAATCCGAAACCGAAGTTGGTGTCGtgccgttcctctcactctcgtattaaataatataaacgtcagcgggacggcaagatatgaagttcgaattttgcactttgtaatATAGGCCCTGCAACTGACTTAATATGACCGCTGTACTCGTAGTAGTCAGACAGACTAATGTGAAGACGACGTTCGTTGGCTGAAGTACAACATTTCACTTTTTATATCACAACTGTAATGAATTCCTCCTCCGAAATAAAAGTGATATTTTTCCACTTTACAGATTTATTCCAACTCAATCGCACATTGACAAATTCCCTCTGAAagctattaatttttaattaaagtctCGAGACGCACTCTCTCGCTACCACCAAAAAACAAACCCCTCGCCCCACTGACCGCTCCTGTCAGTTCTATCAAGATGATGTTTTAGCTACTGGTAAAACagttaagaaaacttaaaatGCTAACAGTCGGCTATCCTGATCCCGGAATGTCCTCATTCCTGACATCCAAAATCATTCGGCCATTTCACAAACAAAGTATGTCCTCATACGTTGTATAGTCAAAACAACACAGTCAGTGAAACGAGTGGCATATAAAGTCTATTTACCTTAATATTTAAAgaatttttaataacaattatcaaggaaaataataataataattaacaagtTAAATGCACTTATTTTCACCCACTTCAGTCAAAGTGACCTAACACCTACCAGTTATACTATACATTTAATCACAAGTCCTTATCACAGTGTTGTCTTAGtgttaaaataacattattttagagACTTTAATCTAATAACAAAAGaaatacaataattttgttaaGAACTTATGCTGCATCTTAGGGCATGACACAAAAACAAGACAATGACCAAACAGTGACACAAAATGTTAATTATAACAGTCAATAAAAGCTATATGATCTCCATGCCAATATTTTCATGGGATCCCAGCTACAAAacgttaaaatttatatttttctatggagTACAGATGAAAGTGCAACTTGTACATAGGtataacaattataaaataacataagaGATAAAATAGCCATTGGACGCCTATTAACCGcttgttattatatattttttaattgaatgttaAAGAGAtcaatgtaattaaaattaaaaatgtgtctGTAGCTTATGCATACAGGATATTTTGACACCATCCATAACAGAAAATATCTTAAacatttatagataaataactaGATGTTAAAGAGATCAACATTTTGGTAGAGATccatttcttaaaataaaataaaattaaaacatgcaTATTTACTGCTTGCCTACAATATCACAACATAACAGAAAATATGTTTCTGAACCTATTTTGAGTGACTTAGATACATAACTAGACAGATCAATGACTGTCATAAAATTCAATCTTTGAAGTATTTGAATAAACACACATAATATACTTACAATTGAGAGAAAAGATAGCAATACTCAGTCTGACAAAAGAAATAGCTCATTATTATTTAGGTCTATTAAATGGGGCGTGGAGGGATTCCGCGTGCCAACATCGGGCTTCGGCCTTTCCCATTTCACCCCTCATCTAGCATCAGCTGTCGTCCAGATTACTAAAGTTGGGGATTCCGCGTGCCACCATTGGGCTTCGGCCTTTCCCAGCATACATCACGTCGAGTTATTGCCTTTGTACATATTCGGAGACTCAAATAGGTTATAAGGTGGGGATTCCGCGTGCCACCATCGGGCTTCGGCCTTTCCCAGCATGTGCCACATAGTTTATTGTCTTTGTACATACATCTTCACAGACTTTTGTGAGGTGGGGATTCCGCGTGCCACCATCGGGCTTCGGCCTTTCCCAGCACACTTCATCCATATATTGTTATCCTGACTGTAGATTTAGGGTAGGTAAGGAATAAGGAAGGGGGTTCAGTATTTTCTCgtaattttttatgttaatcGTCCTAAAATAACTTTGTACTGccttcatcattattattaactatttgtatttggaactttctttttattatatatataagatatatatctttatatttgtattgttatttatcctaacataataattattcagTACCACTAGAGTCACTCTCGGTCGGAGTAGAGTGAAATGTGATCCATGGTTTCAGGTGATCTGCGGGGAAGACATTTTTGTACTTCTTCATAGCATGGCCCTCTATATTTGTGACCTCATAACGATCATTATTTAATACCGCGGTTATTTTGAACGGCCCTTTAAATTTTGGTGTCAATTTATTGCTCTTACCCTTTTCTTGGCTATGATTAGGAATCATCACCAAGTCTCCAGCTTGAAAGGATTTAGTTGGAGCCCTCTTTACATCGAACCTTTCCTTCATTTTGTTTTGGTGTGACTTAATTGTTAAATCAACTCTTCGTCTAATACTATCTCTATCTAAGGGGCTGTCAAAGTTATCGTCTTCCTCGTGTGGTGAGGTGTTTGCCTCGTCATCGTTGTTTAACACCATATCTTCGCTAATGCACTTACCTTCTTCGCATTCCATTCGTTTGTCTTCTTCAAAGGAAGGATCCTGGTCTTCGCTAAGGGTCCTTCTTATCGCACCTTCCGAAACATTAGTAGTGCGGTGCCCAAGCACGATCTCAGCAGGTGATTTACCGGTACCTCTGTTCACAGTATTGTTGAGGCTCCACTGCAACTTTGGTAAATTTAAGTCCCAATCAGCTTCGTGCCGGTTATGGTTCAAAGATGCGAGAGAACTGAGTATCGTCCTATTATATCTCTCAATTTGTCCATTAGCTCGCGGTGTTGCCACAGCGTTCAGCACATGCCTTACTCCGATTTCAGTTACAAACCGCTTAAACTCTTTGGAAGTAAAAGATGTTCCTTGATCTGAGATTATTACCTTGGGACTACCGAAAATCGCAAATATATCTTCGAGGGCCTTAATGGTAGTTCGGCTTCGAGTATTTCTGACAGCCTTAATGAATATGAATTTGCTGAAGCCATCAATGACGCCTAGGATATACATTTGTCCTCTCTTACTTTTCACAAATGGCCCGAGGTGATCCATGTGAATAGTATGGAAGATCTCATTTACCTTGGGAATAGGATGTAGGTAACCAGTTTTCTTCCACTTGGTTTCTTATTGTAAGCGCAATTGAGGCACGCTGTgacatattttttgacaaagCGTTTCATTTTTGGAAACCAATATTCACTGCTCATTTTCTCAAATGTCTTGTCGAATGCAAAGTGGCCCGTCTCATCATGGCATATTTGACATATGCGCCACCTGGCCCAGTCGGAACTACCCATCTTAGTCCCTTATTCGTTCTTCTGTAAAGTCGATTATTTTTGAGTGTATAATTCTCGGTTATATCTTTTAGGTCTGAATCCTTAGCTTCCAGAATGCTCTTAATGTGCTTTATTTTGGGTCTGTCATTTGTACAGTGTGTAGCCAGTCCTCCGTGCGTATATTCATGATCTCTATATTATCTTGGCTGCCGTCGTCTCCCTGTACAGGGTTCCGGCTTAGAGCATCAGCGTGCTTCATATTGTGACCTGGACGATATTCTACGGTAAAGTCGAATTCTTGCAGTTGCAACCACCATCTAGCTATTCTTGGTACAAGATCTCTTTTACACAGCGTGGCCCTGAgagcattgcagtctgtaatgACTGTGAAATGTATGCCTATCAGGTAGACGCGAAACTTCTTTAATGCAGCTACAACTGCCATGGTTTCAAGTTCGTAGGAGTGGTAGAATTCTTCGTCGCGGGTGGTTTGTCTGCTATGGTATGCTACCGCACGGAGTGGTGACTTCTCTTCCTGTTTTTGCAATAAGATGGCACCCATGCCCAATTTACTAGCATCGCAGTGCACCTCGGTTATGTACTCAGGGTTGTATAAAGCTAGTATTGGACGAGACACAAGTCTAGTTTTAATTTCCTGAAAGGCCTTTTCTTGATCAGTACCCCAACTCCAATTAACATCGGATTGCGTCAATTTAGTGAGTGGCTTTGCAATACTTGCGAAATTGCAAACAAACCGACGGAAAAAGCTTGCAAGTCCTATAAATTGTCGAACCTGATGTATATTAGTCGGAGTCGGAAAGTTCGATACAGCTTGAGTTTTCCTCGCACCTGGTCTTAAGCCGTTTTCCAATATTTCGTAGCCTAGATAGTCCATAGACGACTGCATAAACTGGCATTTTTTTAGGTTTAACGTTAAATGTGCGTTTTTTAAGAGAATTAATATCTCTTCTAACTTTTCCAACGACTCCTCTTCGTTTACTGCTGCTGTCAGAAGATCGTCCAGGTACGGGATAGCCAGTTCGAAACGTCTACTACCTAACGCCTTGTTTATCATATGCTGGAACACAGCAGGAGCGTTGACCAATCCGAACGGCATCCGAGTATATTCATAGTGTCCGTCCGGTGTAATGAATGCGGTTAAGTGGCGTGAGCCTTCAGCTACCGGGATTTGATAATACCCAGATGCTAAGTCGAGGCTCGTGAAGAACTTTTTACCACTCAGTCTGTCCAGCTGGTCGTCAATAACAGGCATTGGATAATTGTCTTTGACTGTCTTTTTGTTAAGAGCCCTATAGTCCACGCAAAGACGGTACTCTCCGTCCTTTTTTTTAACTAGGACTATAGGGCTTGCATACGGAGAATTAGACTCTCGTACGACGTCATTTGTGAGCAGTTCATCTATCATATCCCTAACAACTTTTCTTTCAGAGAAAGGCAGACGATACGGCTTGTAAGAGACCGGGGTATCGTCTGTTAATTTAATGTGCATTTCCGTTATGGGGGTTAGGCCCAGTTCCTTTGAGGAAAGTGCGAAGCAGTCTcggtatttatttaataagttaagTAGAGTGGTTTTATTAGTCTCAGTCACGTTTTGTCCGACATTTATCATATCCAGTGTTATCACCACTGGCTGTTGTTGTATAGGATCATTGAGGTGTTCATTATCAAGACGGATACGGTTTACTTCCTCAAAGCCCCCATTATGCCCGGAAGTTAAGCCTCGCGATGGCGGCATCTTATGTGCCCTGCTCAACAGTTTACCTTTTTCgaagataatattattttttgacaaGTTGGATACAACTAAATGGCCGTGGCCATTTTCTAATGAATAAATTCCttgtaatattaaatattcacaTTTGCCTTTCATGCACATAGACGTATCGACATATACATTGGTGGTAATATTTGAATCTGTATGCACTGCTATAGTTTGTGTATCGGTTACACTCACATTATGAGTGTTAAAGAGCTCCACTTTTTCTAACGAAGTAATGTCGGTATATAAGCGCAATTCCTGACTAGTCTTATACGCGACAACTGAGGGTAACTCCGTGAGAGTTTGGCCAATAAGCACATCAGTTTTTAACAGATTGTTTTCCACCACATATGCCTCAACATCTGCCACAACCTCATCGATCTTTATGCTAATATCCACTCGCCCAATGGGTTCAACATATCCTGATGCAAAGCCCTTGATATTAGGCAAATTAAGTTTGCTGATCGTTAAGTTTAGATCATCAGctactttttcttttataatagtGCACTGACTCCCGAAGTCAATGTAAGCATTATAGCCATTTACCCCATTTATTCGAACAGTTTTATAGTATTTATCATCTTTCTCGCTGTTGTTGCCATCACTAAAAtttttagaattgttttttgAGTTTCTGAGGACTTAGGATTATTTTCACGGGTGAAGACCTGGCCCAACCGACAATGTTCTTGGTCATGTCCAACTTTTTTGcatttgttacaaaatttcacaGGCTTTGGGCATCTTGCAACACTGTGCCCGATTTCAgaacaattaaaacattttaaaaatttatatctATTTGAGTCACGCAATCCAGATCCAAGAGCACTGCTGTTTTCAGGCTTACTAGATGATggtcttatattattattattcagtaACCGTTTTGGCTGATTAATGGTTTTATTTGAAACACTGCGTAGAAATTTTAACAGATCTTGGGGTCGCTGGAAATTGGAACCCTGCGCATTGAGCCTAACATTGTAGTCATATATGCCATGTACAATACAATCAACGGCATCCCTGCCAGTAAGACGACATCGATTAACTAGGGCCATTTTGTCGTGATAGTATTCCTCAAGTGATTCTTCACGTCGACTCTTGCGATCCAACATCTCTGTCAGCTTATCTCCGCAGTTTCGATCATCCGGAAAAGTGCAAATGATGAGTTCTTGCCACTCCTCCCAAGAGAGGTCTACCGTTTGTAAGCCCTCGTACCACCGTTTGGCCAAACCTGACAGCTTTGGCAGAGCATGATaaataatctgcttttctttccaATTATAGATTGATGCGATTTCATTCACTTTTCTAATCCAATCTTTAGATGTCTGTGCTTTAGAGTTTGGGTCAAATAATGGTATAACATTTTGAGCACCTACCAGAGTACTACTATTGCTCTGATGTTTATCTGCCATTAGATCAATAATCTTTTTGAGTAGTGATGTATCAGAGTCTTTGTGTTGGTGAGGAGATTCTCTTGATTTTCTTCGCATATGCTTGGATTTTCTTGATCTGCTCTGCCCATCAGAGGACAGGGAATAATCGCGCCGATTCCTCCTGGTTGAGAGTTTGCGTGAAAGCTTCCTTTTCCTGTCTCGGTAACGCCTTCTACTCTGTCTGCTACTATCTGTGGTGGTAGACGATGAGcttgtggaaaaatttgaatgaTGCCTTCGTGACTCAGTAGGCCTACGCTTCACTGATGATCCTGTCCTCTTCCTTTTTGCATACTTTCTCAATTTTCATAGTCATCAGATGTCGAAGAATGCTCATAATATTTCCTTTTGGCTGAGCGTTCATAAGAACTCTTGTTACTTCTCTTACTTCGGTACTGTCTATAGGTATGTTGTTCACTTTGAGTACTTGTTGATGTTCTAGTAAGACTTCTTGAACGGCGACCCTGTGGTCTCCTGTATCTATACTTCACTGGTGAGTATGATTGTCTACTCCTTGCCCGCATGtaggtttttaattttcttttgtcacTGGTTGATAATGAACAGTCACGATAGAGCTGTCTGCTTTGGCGACTGCTAGAGCACACATGCCTTCTTTCCAGTGTTCTTTTTATGGTATTATTGGGTAGAGGGGGTGTATATCCCTTGGAACACCCACTCTCATCAGACCGAACCATGACTCTGGTTGTTCGCGTGTTTCCTTATACGTACCACTTCTGACTGTAATGAATTCCTCCTCCGAAATAAAAGTGATATTTTTCCACTTTACAGATTTATTCCAACTCAATCGCACATTGACAAATTCCCTCTGAAagctattaatttttaattaaagtctCGAGACGCACTCTCTCGCTACCACCAAAAAACACAACCCCCTCGCCCCACTGACCGCTCCTGTCAGTTCTATCAAGATGATGTTTTAGCTACTGGTAAAACagttaagaaaacttaaaatGCTAACACAACATTATGACAacaatttttgttaaagtacTAGTAAACATCTGAAAAAAATCATTGCAGCTCGAAACTCATCTTATTTGTGTTACAAATTAAACGGGATATTAATTTCACCTTTACACAAATAAACTCATAAAGTCACCAAAACTTTCAGTATGAAATGAACCAACTTTGAAGTAAGTGGAGTTACTGAAGACAGCGAGGTCACCGACAGatcctaaataaatacttaGCCCGAGCTTTGTCTTGTTTGAACCATTAAATTAACTCGAACTGTAAGCTTTCTCTGCTCTAGTTGGAGCTAAACCAAAAGTTGGTACTTAAGTAATTGGACAATTGGACATGTCACTAAGTAAAGTCCAGCAAGAACTAAGGTTGGTTACAATgattctctatcgtttgcccgaatttcgtagctaataaaataatgtatcgTGACGTGACCCATAAATTTACTTTCtcaaaacaatttatttctGGAACAgtattttttcagaattgttctAAATTTTACATAGTGTAACTTACTGCATTCCaaatggcattaaaaaaaaacctgaaaacagcacaatttatatatttaagccAAAAATTGTTGTGACAAACGAAATTTTGGGAATGTCCTATAATTATATGCTTGATAGTAAAAAATATCACATTGTGAGTGATACAATAATATCGCATTTTCACGCTCATGAACACCGTAGTGTATGACACTAACACCTGAAGAAATAGCTACTTAACAAATCGTaacaaagtagtgacgaaatgttgTTATTGACATTAGTAAATTATATTGCCATTTGCGGATATTTTTTATGCTTGGCAACCCTGCTCTGAGGCTCAAAATGCGCGCAGCCACGCAAACACGGGCACAATGCAACTTGGCCACAAATTAAATGGCCCAGCGGTTAGACACACATCGGCACTAATTTGCAGCCACAATTTATCGCCCCGTGCCGCCCAATTTTTCAGCTAAATGAGAAATTTGATTTATACGACGCTGATTGCAATATCCTGCAGTCGTGGGTTTGCTATGTTTGATAATGCTTTAGGTAATTTATCATATTAAACAATGACACTTGATGCAAGTTAACGAGTATCTGAATAGTAGTTTCTGACTAGACAGAAGGGGTGAAATGTAAAATGaagatacaaataataattgattttgataaacttttatttaacttcaaatagttgtttgtttgtttgttagccAGATCTTGCACGACAAATGTCACCCACTACAAAATATCAACTGTgctttcatttaaatttgatatggaCTTGACACACTTAAActtattttcaaccgacttcaaaaaaagaaggaGTATCTCAATTCGTCTATATGTTtcttttgtgtgtttgttacgcgataactccgccaattgtgggccgaatttcaaaattatttttttgttctaaaggacatacttctgaggtagtcccattgacaccaagtcaggatctgatgatgggatcttagagaaatcgaagGCAACCCTCTAAtgtttaaagcacacctatagtgattttggcatttttaacaccaagtcatgTATATGTAACAGTATTTTCGTTAACAAACACATcaagatggttttttttttctaaacaaattcaaattttgGTCAAAAtccatactttaatattataaatgcgaaagtaactctgtctgtctgtctgtctgtctgttacgctttcacgcctaaaccgctgaaccgattttgatgaaatttggtacagatatagaatagaccttgggaaagaacataggctatcttttatcgcgaaaaaaaggctttaaggggttgatataggggatgaaagtttataaggtggaagttcgtcgccgccgaagataaaaccatgaaacttggcatttaagcacttaatccatactaatattataaatgcgtaagtaactctgtctgtctgtctgttacgctttcacgcctaaacggctgaaccgattttgatgaaatttggtacagagatagaatagaccttgggaaaaaTCGATTAATCTTATTAAagttgccatttcggcacgtaatAACAAGTAAATGgatatttattcgcgcgttatttaaaattcttcctgtgagggggtgaaatagaggatgaaagtttatatggaagatcgtcattgtcgaagataaatcgatggttctttatgaaacttggcatttgggaacgtgataagagataaatagacatttgtgcacgcgttttttttaaattctttctaTGAAGGGTTatataggggatgaaagtttatatggaagatcgtcaatGTCGAAGATAAATTGATGGTTCTTTATGTATGAAACTtagcatttgggcacttataagaaataaatagatattttgttcaagcgtttttgaaaattttcactgcgaggtgatgttagcagaggggatgatgcagtgttagcagagccttctatgctccagcaaaatgtacgcaatggggGGTAATTtaagatggcttattgacatagacagtcagacatgaaaaaatatatttttcagatttttcttatttattgtgctataagagcgatctttatgcaaaattccaagtttccatGATAGCCAGAAGTAccctattaataatataaatgttaaggcgatttgtatggaaacacctttttaatgactaggtataggttttgattgccttgacttagaagtttgattttttcacagctttcgggactattgacctgagtttggggtttcaatttcaactcgataccgatactccacCCGTTTACGAGATAATGGGtcttgatagacagacagacggacggacggacagcaaagtgatcctataagggttccatttttcctattgaggtacagaaccctaaaaaacatttgttccggtgcttttcaaatttcgacctatttaatcttgaaaatatggggatgaaagttcttaaggaattccaaataaatttactataacttataagtatatttatcggaaatatgtgtagctatgcttagtaaaatgccgtcttaataaaaaaagttatttattatcaacaacacaaaatatacatagatcaaataatagaaaaattaacctaaacttataatataacctacaaactaagacctaaactacttaCAACCTAAAAcccaccattccgcgtcgtacccggctcaaaggtgcccataatgccagccgcatttccccgctgtatggccagcgccacctgctgaaccaggtacgacccggagcgggggtCGCAACCCCTGTCCCGTAGCCTACGGCCCAGCTCCCACACCAAAGACTTCGCTTCAGCCCCCCAAGGACCAGCCGTCTCGACCGCAAAAGGCACGAAGTCATACGTTGGCTCCAAAGCTGAGTACTTGAGGTGCTTAGATCGCGCGGCATTCTCAGCCGCGGCTCCAGCTGACCTCGACGTACAACCCAAGTGAGATGGCGCGAAGGTACTCACGCACGTCGCATCCCACAAGAGGCAACGTCCCCTCTGCCAAGGAACCAACGTAAGCCCATCTGGCCTCTTGCCGTCACTACGACTCAACCCCGGAGGCTCCAACACACAGGGCACATTCGCTTGCACCATCGCTCGGCCAATGAGGCCGTTGATGCAGTGATGCCGCGAGAAGCGGCCAGCACACCGCTGACAACTGAGGCCGTGGTGGCCATCCTCCTCCACCATCACCCCACACACACAACGGTGCCGCTCGCATACCTTGCACCCCAACCTCAGTGCTACGGCTATCCTCAAGGAATCATTATCCAGCAAGGTGCCAAGCTGAGGCGATGGTAAAGCATGCAGCCACGCCCCCGCTTCAGGACGAACAACCGCCTTAAGTCGTGCAACATCAGCGACCGAAGCACCACTCACCAACTCCCCACCAATTCGCTCGCACGCAATGTCGTCCCACTGCCTCTGTCTAGCACGATCCACCGGCCACCGATCACCGGCACCTGACAACGACCAAACTGCCAGAGCCTCCGGCACAAAGGGCAAAGGGACCCCACCGCCATTACACGGAAGTATGCGAGCAACAAGGTCCCCCACCCCATGAGCCGAAGCCAAAAACGCAATCAGGCCAACGTCGTGCACGCGCCGCACCCCCAAACCACCACACCTCACAGGAAGGGCCGCCTGACACCATTGAGGATCATCTAGATGGACATTAATGACGCCTTCCAAAGCGCCCCTAATGGTATCGTCGAGCTGCTTAACCTCATCCTCAAACAGCCAAGTAGGAGCCGTTCTCAACAAATACACCATCCGAGGCATGGAAAAGCAATTCCTCAACAGAGTCAAAGCGACATGCGCAGATAACTGTGTAAGGTGCCTTTGGGCCAAAACTAGTGCCTGCCTCTTGGCTTCAAGGGCCGAAGTAACTCCTTCGGGAAAAATCGGCGCACCAAGCAAGTTCAACTCTGCCTTATTCAAAATCTTTATCCCCGGGATCAAAGATTGAAAGCTCTCCAGAGATCCCTCGCTCAACGCCCCGCATGCGTACAGCTCACACTTACCCGAATTAATCTCCAACCCTATCTCCCTTAAAGCAGGCACAAGCTTCTCTAAGTCGGCCAACACCACCTCAGGATCCCCGCCTATTGTGCCATCATCCAGGTACCAAACGTTCAATGGTGAGGCCAAATCTGTGACGATTCCGTGAATCGCGAGGCAAAACACCAACGGCCCCAACGGATCCCCCTGCTGCGCACCCACCTGCGAGGACACCAAACTACCGTTGAAATAAAGGTGACTTGTCTTGTGGTAGCATTGGTGCAGAAAGGGGTATAGTGAAGGGACTTTATTTAGTACTTCCTTCAATATTACATCCCTCTCAACACTGTTAAACGCATTTTTAATGTCAACCTTCACCACAACGGCACCGGCAGCCTCGCCTGTGAATACGAAGGATCGCGTGGCATGTATAGCCGCTTCACAACCCTGAGCCGTACCAAATCCCACCTGCTTAGGTTGGAGATACCCCGTCATCCCGGTACGCACCGCCCTACAGCCCAACTTTGCCGTCAGCCGCCGAAACGTCGACCCCACCGCGATTGGCCGGTGTTAATTATAatactaccctcctaacttacaataaaggtgTCAATAGTTCAATATGAAGAATTAAATactccttttgtgttggcagggtagaatacacgtcgtattgctaaaatgtggcttcccgcaaaatatttatgttttaccatagcatggatggatggatggaaaacaaaaaaaaaatagtttatatttatagcaatgtattaaaatagattattaatttcagtaaaccgtagaagtttctatgtgctattattggcagaataggtatcctaaataaattaaatacttcccaaagttactattctacgcggacgaagtcgcgggcaaaagctagtaattttactaatttattaaaatccctAAGCTCAGCACAGACACTAAAACTATACCAATTACACTCGTACTTTTACGTTCATGTAACCTAGTCTTTATATTTAAGTGAAACGTCTTCATCAAACCAGACGCCAACCATTCACTGACGGGATT
Protein-coding regions in this window:
- the LOC141428699 gene encoding uncharacterized protein — its product is MTGYLQPKQVGFGTAQGCEAAIHATRSFVFTGEAAGAVVVKVDIKNAFNSVERDVILKEVLNKVPSLYPFLHQCYHKTSHLYFNGSLVSSQVGAQQGDPLGPLVFCLAIHGIVTDLASPLNVWYLDDGTIGGDPEVVLADLEKLVPALREIGLEINSGKCELYACGALSEGSLESFQSLIPGIKILNKAELNLLGAPIFPEGVTSALEAKRQALVLAQRHLTQLSAHVALTLLRNCFSMPRMVYLLRTAPTWLFEDEVKQLDDTIRGALEGVINVHLDDPQWCQAALPVRCGGLGVRRVHDVGLIAFLASAHGVGDLVARILPCNGGGVPLPFVPEALAVWSLSGAGDRWPVDRARQRQWDDIACERIGGELVSGASVADVARLKAVVRPEAGAWLHALPSPQLGTLLDNDSLRIAVALRLGCKVCERHRCVCGVMVEEDGHHGLSCQRCAGRFSRHHCINGLIGRAMVQANVPCVLEPPGLSRSDGKRPDGLTLVPWQRGRCLLWDATCVSTFAPSHLGCTSRSAGAAAENAARSKHLKYSALEPTYDFVPFAVETAGPWGAEAKSLVWELGRRLRDRGCDPRSGSYLVQQVALAIQRGNAAGIMGTFEPGTTRNGGF